From the Amblyraja radiata isolate CabotCenter1 chromosome 12, sAmbRad1.1.pri, whole genome shotgun sequence genome, one window contains:
- the LOC116979082 gene encoding uncharacterized protein LOC116979082, giving the protein MSSPEGFAAVFYSEPGVLGLLANVISAFLVALQNFAQVNTNVLANGTENILAGVHLILIGGVTQLFAGLMAFRKYDHLGGTAFIAFSALWSSFGATRIILGANSPLNETATTIYPINSSVPISNLNVTMPPIRESAVAGLVAYISVAFILSFCSATTNYIMPFVFGAITITLIFEAIGLFSQWALIVSGIFELVIVVFGLYGATALLLKGVTQRYVLPGFGNALVNVLLLGTNDNSSSKSLGEEKKKNTKYAEPMALGNLCSVISPFVFAFYCFGYMRTFYVGAVWVSINSIAQLYGSYYSYLRTDVYFATKFGVHSMFWLVKSWEEFILSVLSNGDILNTVRIRMTGNWFFLATALILCLMSLNRSKLEIIHNGFFILLTISTIPQIDNVPYYRFFGAICSMYTALSLYITFASLINSIAEKALIPIGTQVLSTKTFQNVLFAMKKLFTKADELPSSTDVQLPDALFYICNGLAALAAIQGANMDQLQAHLTIPWVLIPGALFQIYVSRIQVRGGRRFGSVLPFCYAAIWATWAWLRFAGQLVNIDTNSDGAFTAGAIAFLVVNMFLVVLAAYINIVLLITTVIMEVIIICFLLFTLEKLPLPLEGVMLALFSLVCVYGAAASLANHMFGKQLIPLGGPIFKANAPGKIRNKFEKSSPCPTVSSRLTSGLQTIAKILDSGHVCGIPTDTVYALAASCKHPDAIESIYNIKERPAEKPICICISSLDQLAAVRPPFSPLLWEFMNQVYPGGISCVVKKGEWLKKLGVGAAYDRVGTKDSIMIRVPDHTVTAHLVNMTGPLAITSANPSGAPDSIHHDMVISRLGHKINGVLCDGSSNELVASTVVNCIKIDEDGITILREGCVPAAKVLQIFEQVKNKVD; this is encoded by the exons atgtccagtCCAGAAGGTTTTGCTGCTGTCTTTTACAGCGAGCCAGGAGTCCTTGGGCTTCTGGCCAACGTGATCAGTGCCTTCCTTGTAGCTCTGCAGAATTTTGCACAAGTGAATACAAATGTTCTGGCTAATGGAACTGAAAACATTTTGGCAG GAGTTCACCTTATTCTGATTGGCGGAGTGACACAACTTTTTGCTGGTTTAATGGCCTTCAGAAAGTATGACCATCTTGGAGGCACAGCCTTTATAGCATTCTCAGCTCTGTGGAGCAGCTTTGGAGCAACTCGGATTATTTTGGGAGCCAATTCCCCTCTGAATGAGACAGCCACCACCATATATCCAATAAACAGCAGCGTGCCAATTAGTAATCTAAATGTGACCATGCCCCCAATCAGGGAGTcagctgttgctgggcttgtagcATACATCAGTGTGGCATTTATATTGTCCTTTTGTTCTGCCACAACTAATTATATCATGCCTTTTGTGTTCGGGGCCATTACAATAACACTAATTTTTGAGGCCATCGGCCTCTTTAGCCAATGGGCTTTAATAGTATCCGGAATCTTTGAATTAGTGATAGTTGTCTTTGGGCTTTACGGAGCCACTGCCTTACTTTTAAAGGGAGTCACGCAGAGATACGTCCTTCCTGGGTTTGGCAATGCATTAGTTAATGTTCTGCTTCTAGGGACAAATGACAATTCTTCTTCCAAGAGCCTTGgcgaggagaagaagaagaatactAAATATGCAGAGCCAATGGCTCTTGGTAACCTATGCAGCGTAATTTCTCCCTTTGTCTTTGCCTTTTACTGCTTTGGGTACATGAGAACATTTTATGTGGGAGCAGTGTGGGTCAGTATCAATTCTATTGCACAGCTTTATGGAAGCTATTATAGCTACTTACGTACTGATGTCTACTTTGCCACAAAGTTTGGTGTACATAGTATGTTCTGGCTTGTGAAGTCCTGGGAGGAGTTCATTCTCTCAGTTCTGAGCAATGGTGATATATTAAATACCGTAAGAATCAGAATGACTGGCAATTGGTTTTTTTTGGCCACCGCTTTGATTTTATGTCTGATGTCTCTGAATAGAAGCAAACTTGAAATAATCCACAATGGCTTCTTCATTCTACTCACCATCTCCACCATTCCTCAGATCGACAATGTTCCATACTATAGATTTTTTGGTGCGATTTGCTCAATGTACACGGCCTTGTCCCTTTACATAACGTTTGCGAGTCTGATCAACTCCATAGCAGAAAAGGCATTGATTCCTATTGGAACCCAGGTCCTCTCCacaaaaacatttcaaaatgttctATTTGCCATGAAAAAATTGTTCACCAAAGCCGACGAGCTCCCATCCTCTACTGATGTACAGCTTCCAGATGCCCTGTTCTACATCTGCAATGGGCTAGCAGCTCTGGCTGCCATTCAGGGTGCAAATATGGACCAGCTCCAAGCTCATCTCACTATTCCCTGGGTGCTGATCCCTGGAGCTCTCTTCCAAATCTACGTATCCAGGATTCAAGTTCGAGGAGGAAGGCGTTTTGGCTCCGTGCTACCATTTTGCTATGCAGCTATCTGGGCAACCTGGGCCTGGCTTAGATTTGCAG GTCAGTTGGTGAATATTGACACCAATTCTGATGGTGCATTCACTGCAGGAGCCATTGCATTCCTTGTAGTCAACATGTTTCTTGTTGTCTTAG ctgctTATATCAATATAGTGCTGCTGATAACCACAGTGATCATGGAAGTGATAATCATCTGCTTTCTACTCTTCACCTTGGAGAAGCTGCCTCTTCCTTTAGAAG GTGTGATGTTGGCCTTGTTCAGTCTCGTCTGTGTTTACGGAGCAGCTGCCTCTTTGGCTAACCATATGTTTGGGAAACAGTTAATTCCTCTTGGTGGTCCCATCTTCAAGGCAAATGCT CCAGGAAAAATCAGAAATAAATTTGAAAAGTCTTCACCTTGTCCCACTGTCTCTTCACGTCTGACTAGTGGCCTACAAACCATTGCAAAGATCTTGGATTCAGGCCATGTGTGTGGAATTCCAACTGATACAGTGTATGCCCTTGCTGCTTCCTGTAAGCACCCAGATGCCATTGAAAGTATATACAACATAAAA GAGCGTCCTGCAGAGAAGCCAATCTGCATTTGTATCTCCAGTCTGGACCAGCTTGCTGCAGTGCGACCTCCATTCAGCCCATTGCTCTGGGAGTTCATGAACCAGGTCTACCCTGGCGGCATCAGTTGTGTTGTAAAGAAAGGAGAGTGGCTGAAGAAATTAG GTGTTGGTGCCGCCTATGATCGTGTTGGCACGAAGGACAGCATCATGATCCGTGTTCCTGACCACACTGTGACAGCTCATCTAGTGAATATGACTGGACCACTGGCCATTACTTCAGCAAATCCTAGTGGAGCGCCTGACAGCATCCATCACGACATGGTTATCTC GCGTCTTGGGCAcaagatcaatggtgttttatgtgATGGAAGTTCCAATGAATTAGTTGCGTCGACTGTTGTCAACTGCATCAAGATTGATGAAG aCGGAATCACTATTTTAAGAGAAGGATGTGTCCCAGCTGCAAAGGTCCTGCAGATTTTTGAGCAAGTGAAGAACAAAGTTGATTAA
- the acod1 gene encoding cis-aconitate decarboxylase, whose product MLSILQKTRSSVPVAKRMYHKISRKAIIAPDLKETVTGSFASFIYGVQADHLTDVVLRRSKRMILDNIGVGLLGSTSHVFDICLNYCQQMYSQDPVSSVYGRGGLKLSPTLAAFTNGVAVHSMDFDDTWHPATHPSGAVLPALLAAAQLLPENSKPSGADLLLAFNVGIEIQGRLMRFSQEAHNIPKRFHPPSVVGTMGSAAAIAKFLKLKPNQCVNALAIAASLAGAPMANAATQAKPIHIGNAARLGFEAAILASIGMEGNASILDDTPGCFGFSAFYGDYQPQEIAPLDQTSFLLEEQDIAFKRFPAHLGMHWVVDAAVSVRQLATINEGVFSPSMIEKIILRVPVSRYINRPFPKTEHEARHSFQFNACSALLDGDVSIESFSETNMQRDALNELLKKVELQHPEDNVANFEKMYGEVVLVLKNKDVLRGRCDTFYGHWRNPLSRESLITKFKNNASYVLPQDNINFIIHAVDNLEHLRDCSTLSSDLE is encoded by the exons ATGCTTTCAATATTGCAG AAAACGCGGTCCTCCGTACCAGTTGCAAAGCGTATGTACCACAAAATATCTCGGAAAG CTATTATCGCCCCGGACTTGAAAGAGACGGTAACTGGCAGCTTCGCCTCGTTTATTTATGGGGTTCAGGCTGATCATCTCACGGATGTGGTTCTGCGGAGGAGTAAGCGCATGATTCTGGACAACATTGGTGTCGGACTACTGGGCAGCACCAGTCATGTTTTTGACATCTGCCTGAACTACTGCCAG CAAATGTACAGCCAAGACCCGGTCAGCTCGGTGTATGGACGGGGTGGTTTAAAACTTTCCCCAACTCTGGCTGCTTTCACCAATGGAGTGGCG GTCCACTCCATGGATTTCGACGATACCTGGCACCCGGCTACCCACCCGTCAGGGGCTGTGCTACCCGCCCTCCTGGCGGCCGCCCAGCTATTGCCAGAGAACTCCAAACCCAGTGGCGCAGACTTACTGCTGGCTTTCAACGTGGGCATTGAAATTCAGGGCCGCTTGATGCGCTTCTCCCAGGAGGCGCACAACATCCCCAAGAG GTTCCACCCTCCAAGTGTTGTGGGGACAATGGGCAGTGCTGCAGCCATTGCTAAATTTCTCAAGCTTAAGCCCAATCAATGTGTTAATGCCCTGGCTATTGCAGCTTCACTTGCAGGGGCACCAATGGCCAATGCAGCCACCCAGGCAAAACCCATCCACATTGGCAATGCTGCACGGCTGGGCTTTGAGGCAGCCATCCTAGCCTCAATTGGGATGGAGGGAAATGCTAGCATTCTGGATGATACCCCTGGCTGCTTTGGATTTTCTGCTTTCTATGGTGATTATCAACCTCAGGAGATAGCACCACTAGACCAGACAAGCTTTCTCCTGGAAGAGCAAGACATTGCATTTAAGCGCTTCCCAGCTCATCTGGGCATGCACTGGGTGGTAGATGCTGCTGTCTCAGTGAGGCAACTAGCAACTATCAATGAGGGTGTTTTTTCACCCTCTATGATTGAGAAGATCATTTTGCGTGTCCCTGTTTCCCGGTACATCAACAGACCATTCCCAAAGACAGAGCATGAAGCTCGCCATTCCTTCCAATTCAATGCCTGCTCTGCATTGTTGGATGGAGATGTGAGCATTGAATCATTCAGTGAAACCAACATGCAGCGAGACGCTCTTAATGAGTTACTCAAAAAAGTGGAGCTCCAACATCCCGAAGATAACGTGGCCAACTTTGAGAAAATGTATGGAGAAGTGGTTCTGGTTCTGAAGAACAAAGATGTGCTCCGTGGAAGATGTGACACTTTTTATGGACATTGGAGAAACCCACTATCTAGAGAATCCCTGATCACGAAATTCAAAAACAATGCATCATATGTGTTGCCGCAGGACAATATTAACTTTATTATTCATGCAGTTGATAACCTTGAACATTTGAGGGATTGCTCCACATTAAGTTCTGATTTGGAATGA